The following are encoded in a window of Aerococcus sanguinicola genomic DNA:
- a CDS encoding M18 family aminopeptidase, which yields MSLDLTEELIDFIEKSPTAFHAVAEIRRRLLDQGFQELTEAEAWHLAPGQTYFTTRNQSSLIAFKVAEDTHDYSFNLVASHSDSPHYRLKERAELKDDKYLRLNTEPYGGMIAQSWLDRPLSLAGRVLVEEEGGISSRLLAFDRDLVLIPNLAIHMNRKMNQGVALNPQVDMIPLLAGKKAQKGDLKALVAEELDLPADAILDMELSLYHRMPGRIWGAHKEFFSAPQLDNLASAFTTLAGFLEGEAHHPQTTSVYACFDNEEVGSGTKQGALSTFLKDVLRRIHFNLGGDEVSYYQRLASSFLISADNAHAIHPNHPEVMDESNYPELNAGVVVKTHAGQKYTSDGVSRALIKVIAKEAGVPLQFFANRSDQAGGSTLGNLAMQQVSVNAVDIGLAQLAMHSSYESAGVDDPAYMRDLIVDFFQYRLRQDDQSGFKLDRK from the coding sequence ATGTCCCTAGATTTGACGGAAGAGTTGATTGATTTTATTGAGAAGTCTCCGACGGCTTTTCATGCGGTGGCGGAGATCCGGCGCCGGCTTTTGGACCAAGGCTTCCAGGAGCTGACGGAGGCAGAGGCTTGGCACTTGGCGCCTGGTCAAACTTACTTCACCACCCGCAACCAGTCCAGCCTGATTGCCTTTAAAGTGGCTGAAGATACGCATGACTATAGCTTTAATCTGGTAGCTTCACACTCAGATTCGCCCCACTACCGTTTGAAGGAGCGGGCAGAGTTGAAGGATGATAAGTATTTGCGCTTAAATACGGAGCCTTACGGAGGGATGATTGCCCAGTCCTGGCTTGACCGCCCCCTGTCTTTGGCGGGCCGTGTCTTGGTCGAGGAAGAGGGAGGAATCAGCAGTCGGCTCTTGGCCTTTGACCGCGACCTGGTCCTTATTCCGAACTTGGCTATCCACATGAACCGGAAGATGAACCAGGGGGTGGCCTTGAATCCGCAAGTGGATATGATCCCCCTCCTCGCTGGTAAGAAAGCGCAAAAGGGTGACCTCAAAGCTCTGGTGGCTGAGGAATTGGACCTGCCAGCTGACGCCATCCTGGATATGGAGCTGAGTCTCTACCACCGGATGCCTGGGCGGATTTGGGGTGCCCACAAGGAATTCTTCTCGGCTCCCCAATTGGATAACTTGGCCTCTGCTTTTACTACTTTGGCTGGTTTTCTCGAGGGGGAAGCTCACCATCCCCAAACAACCAGTGTCTACGCCTGCTTTGATAATGAAGAGGTGGGGAGCGGAACCAAGCAAGGAGCCTTGTCGACCTTCCTTAAAGATGTCCTGCGCCGGATCCACTTTAATCTAGGAGGCGATGAGGTTTCTTACTACCAGCGCTTGGCTTCGAGTTTCCTCATCAGCGCGGACAATGCCCATGCCATCCATCCTAACCACCCTGAAGTGATGGATGAAAGCAATTATCCAGAGCTGAATGCTGGGGTAGTGGTGAAGACCCATGCTGGTCAGAAATATACCTCGGATGGGGTCAGCCGGGCCCTTATCAAAGTCATTGCTAAAGAGGCCGGCGTCCCCCTTCAATTCTTTGCTAATCGTTCGGACCAGGCTGGCGGGTCTACTTTAGGTAACCTGGCCATGCAGCAGGTTTCGGTGAATGCGGTAGATATTGGCCTGGCCCAGCTTGCCATGCATTCGAGCTATGAAAGCGCGGGGGTCGATGATCCAGCCTACATGCGCGATCTCATCGTGGACTTCTTCCAGTACCGCCTCCGCCAAGATGATCAATCTGGCTTTAAACTTGACCGTAAGTAG
- a CDS encoding purple acid phosphatase family protein has protein sequence MNWDSKFKKVGLLLTSVFVLGACAESGNIAEEAPAKDAVEESVASSESASSDQASESSAASSESKEGEESEEVDPVYGEENGLDLIELQNEKPEVAPVPVNNEPNRIATNLLEETNDAMGFNWYTTDQMPDAKVKVSKSEDMSNPLEFAAEATEVTSEYAERDKDGYYIYAAATKDEDGNFIVDENGEPEEVEGYFTDEQITTDNTEWTSEGSSLGYLELQDVTEYSYKAEADDLEPDTQYYYQVGSDEGGYSKVGSFRTSGEKGEAFQFIHYTDTQNAYWNANVNNEAAYGADTLAHALEVAPDADFALHTGDFVEVAEVEDEWVDNLDMSQDQNLHLPHAYTPGNHDEYTVLGDEKDLTAFNEHTNVPITNDAMTGGSYYSYDYNGAHFVVLNTNDNKESEDNPEQGAIGKEQMEWAKQDIQEARDNGANWIILAYHKPIYSASYHALQDEDVQVTREEFAKLADELDVDVVLQGHDHNLTRTKSLVYTSDNFSYGEVEDTEKTEKDGVEYHVNPEGVTYIIPNTSGTKAYDAIYMKGADHVHKVRPKLDWMTEEDVELWNGLFDVAKQPDDSPKFDHKHENYRQSQNQNFAVYTVTEDEFLIEFYEMSGNLHEGEERTVELVDSYGIKKDQNA, from the coding sequence GTGAATTGGGATAGTAAGTTCAAGAAAGTTGGCCTCTTGCTGACGTCTGTGTTTGTGTTAGGGGCATGTGCCGAATCTGGGAATATTGCAGAGGAAGCGCCGGCTAAGGATGCGGTTGAGGAGAGTGTGGCTTCTAGTGAGTCCGCTTCGTCAGACCAAGCTTCTGAAAGCTCTGCGGCGTCTTCAGAGTCTAAGGAAGGCGAAGAGTCCGAGGAAGTTGATCCTGTCTATGGGGAAGAGAATGGCTTGGATTTAATTGAACTCCAGAATGAGAAGCCAGAAGTGGCCCCTGTTCCTGTCAATAATGAACCCAACCGGATCGCGACCAACCTTTTAGAAGAAACCAACGATGCCATGGGCTTCAACTGGTATACAACAGACCAGATGCCAGATGCTAAGGTCAAGGTATCTAAGTCAGAAGATATGTCCAATCCGCTTGAATTCGCTGCGGAAGCGACGGAAGTAACTTCTGAATATGCGGAACGCGACAAGGATGGCTACTATATCTATGCGGCAGCCACTAAGGATGAAGACGGTAACTTTATTGTCGACGAGAACGGTGAGCCGGAAGAAGTTGAAGGTTACTTCACCGACGAACAAATCACGACCGACAATACCGAATGGACTTCTGAAGGGAGCTCCTTGGGTTACTTGGAACTCCAAGATGTGACCGAATACTCCTACAAGGCTGAAGCGGATGACCTGGAGCCAGATACCCAATACTACTACCAAGTGGGTTCTGACGAGGGTGGCTATTCTAAGGTTGGTTCCTTCAGAACTTCTGGTGAAAAGGGCGAAGCTTTCCAATTTATCCACTATACTGATACCCAGAATGCTTATTGGAATGCCAATGTCAATAATGAGGCCGCTTACGGGGCAGACACCCTTGCCCATGCCCTAGAAGTTGCACCTGACGCTGACTTTGCTCTCCACACTGGGGACTTCGTTGAAGTGGCAGAAGTTGAAGACGAATGGGTAGATAACTTGGATATGTCCCAAGACCAAAACCTCCACTTGCCTCATGCCTACACCCCAGGTAACCACGATGAATATACCGTTCTAGGGGACGAAAAGGACTTAACCGCCTTTAACGAACATACCAATGTGCCGATTACCAATGACGCCATGACCGGGGGCTCCTACTATTCCTACGACTACAACGGCGCTCACTTTGTGGTCTTAAACACTAACGACAACAAGGAATCGGAAGATAATCCTGAACAAGGTGCTATCGGTAAGGAACAGATGGAATGGGCTAAGCAAGACATTCAAGAAGCCCGCGATAATGGGGCTAACTGGATCATCTTGGCCTACCATAAACCCATCTACTCGGCTTCCTACCACGCCCTCCAAGATGAGGACGTTCAAGTGACCCGGGAAGAATTCGCTAAATTAGCGGATGAACTCGATGTCGATGTGGTTCTCCAAGGGCACGACCACAACTTAACCCGGACCAAGTCTCTGGTTTATACTTCCGATAACTTCTCTTACGGTGAAGTTGAAGACACCGAAAAGACAGAAAAAGACGGCGTGGAATACCATGTGAATCCGGAAGGGGTAACCTATATCATCCCGAACACCTCAGGGACTAAGGCTTATGACGCCATCTACATGAAGGGTGCTGACCATGTTCACAAGGTCCGTCCAAAATTAGACTGGATGACCGAAGAAGATGTGGAACTTTGGAACGGCCTCTTCGATGTAGCCAAACAACCAGATGACTCACCTAAATTCGACCACAAACACGAAAACTACCGTCAATCCCAAAACCAAAACTTCGCGGTTTACACCGTCACCGAAGATGAATTTTTGATTGAATTCTATGAAATGAGCGGTAACCTCCACGAAGGGGAAGAACGGACGGTTGAACTGGTTGATTCTTACGGGATTAAGAAAGACCAGAATGCCTAA
- a CDS encoding LacI family DNA-binding transcriptional regulator, whose translation MAVKLTDVAERAGVSATTVSRVINNYGYLSQKTIDKVHQAMADLNYQPNQLARSLQGKGTQLIGVIMPSVAHPFYGDLVDRIENLLSQRDYRMILCDSADDPDKEKAYLRMLVANQVDGIIAGAHNLGIEEYQTIQAPVVSFDRYLSDRIPIVGSDNYQGGELASRLLVDKGCQKIACLTGSLASDSPTNDRLAAYEAVMAEAGLVKQVYSFLPSQSPLVKRSEIKRLLSQEDWDGVFCTDDLTALLVYQEAQALGLRLPADLKLVGYDGSRLMRDYFPYLTTIVQPIAACAEQLVHLVLDQPDRHRGGADTVSNYKYPVSVWTGSTV comes from the coding sequence ATGGCGGTGAAATTAACAGATGTGGCTGAGCGGGCGGGGGTGTCTGCCACCACAGTTTCGCGGGTGATCAACAATTATGGCTACCTGAGCCAGAAGACTATCGATAAGGTCCACCAAGCCATGGCCGACTTGAACTACCAGCCCAACCAGCTGGCCCGGTCCCTCCAAGGTAAGGGGACCCAGCTGATCGGGGTGATTATGCCCAGCGTGGCTCACCCCTTCTATGGTGACTTGGTGGACCGGATTGAAAACCTCCTATCCCAACGCGACTACCGGATGATTCTCTGCGACAGTGCCGACGACCCCGACAAGGAGAAGGCCTATCTGCGTATGTTGGTCGCTAACCAGGTGGACGGCATTATTGCGGGCGCCCATAACCTGGGCATTGAGGAGTACCAGACCATCCAGGCGCCGGTCGTCTCCTTCGACCGTTACTTGTCCGACCGCATCCCTATTGTAGGGAGCGACAACTACCAAGGGGGCGAATTGGCAAGCCGTCTCTTGGTGGACAAGGGCTGCCAAAAGATCGCCTGTTTGACTGGGTCCCTAGCCTCGGATTCCCCAACCAACGACCGGCTGGCCGCCTATGAAGCCGTGATGGCGGAGGCGGGCCTAGTCAAGCAGGTCTATTCCTTCTTGCCCAGCCAGTCGCCCCTGGTCAAGCGGTCTGAAATCAAGCGCCTGCTTAGTCAAGAGGACTGGGATGGTGTTTTTTGTACCGATGACTTGACCGCGCTCTTGGTCTACCAAGAAGCCCAAGCCCTAGGACTGCGCCTGCCGGCTGACCTGAAGTTGGTCGGCTATGACGGCAGCCGATTGATGCGGGATTATTTCCCCTACCTGACCACCATCGTCCAACCCATCGCCGCCTGTGCGGAACAATTGGTCCACCTAGTTTTGGACCAGCCGGATCGGCATCGGGGAGGTGCGGATACGGTTTCTAATTACAAGTATCCCGTTTCAGTTTGGACTGGGTCAACAGTCTAG
- a CDS encoding sucrose-6-phosphate hydrolase, with amino-acid sequence MGMEWITDWTRELRYTPYADWPEGYQESLRKSQAASDWRAAYHIQPAGGLLNDPNGFSYFNGQWQLFYQYYPYGPVHGLKSWYQMTSDNLVDWQDQGLALQPDTPYDSHGVYSGSALPVGDKLFLMYTGNVRDVDGDRETYQMGAWLAQDGQIEKIDQVLIHQPQGYTADFRDPQIFRRAGQYWICIGAQTVNREGRVLMYKSDDLLNWEMAGELDLGQADLGYMVECPNLVFIDDQPVLIFCPQGLDQETAAYANIYPNMYIVGRAFDWDKLAFVDPSPMQLVDQGFDLYASQAIQAPDGRVLAVSWLGLPDMPAVTAEEGWAHSLSLVKELTLVDGRLYQRPVDELHVLRQDSSDFSLDLAEGRQSLPSLCAGQEEIQIHLAPGSKGRLELFAAADAEGAVVLAFDLEAGQLTLEQTAAGVRMASDYGYQRALDLPAGQALNLTLYLDHSLLEIFVNGGEETLTTPVYPRSKEAGQTYIQGSGQVSGQVWALRAMEESVTKVD; translated from the coding sequence ATGGGAATGGAATGGATCACAGACTGGACACGAGAATTGCGCTATACCCCTTATGCGGACTGGCCCGAGGGTTACCAAGAGTCCTTGCGCAAGTCCCAAGCGGCTTCGGATTGGCGGGCAGCCTATCATATCCAACCAGCCGGGGGGCTCTTGAATGATCCCAATGGCTTTTCGTATTTTAACGGGCAATGGCAGCTCTTCTACCAATATTACCCCTATGGCCCGGTTCATGGCCTGAAGTCCTGGTACCAGATGACGTCGGATAACTTGGTCGACTGGCAAGACCAGGGCCTGGCCCTGCAACCGGATACGCCATACGATTCCCACGGGGTCTATTCGGGCTCAGCCCTGCCGGTGGGTGACAAGCTCTTCTTAATGTATACCGGCAATGTCCGAGATGTTGATGGGGACCGGGAGACCTATCAGATGGGGGCCTGGCTTGCCCAAGATGGTCAGATTGAAAAGATCGACCAGGTCTTGATCCACCAACCCCAGGGCTACACGGCTGACTTCCGCGATCCTCAAATCTTCCGTCGCGCTGGCCAGTACTGGATCTGTATCGGGGCCCAGACGGTCAACAGAGAAGGCCGAGTCCTCATGTACAAGAGTGATGACCTTCTCAACTGGGAGATGGCTGGGGAATTGGACCTGGGCCAAGCTGACCTGGGCTACATGGTGGAGTGCCCCAACCTAGTCTTTATCGACGACCAGCCTGTTCTTATCTTTTGTCCCCAAGGCCTGGACCAGGAAACGGCGGCTTACGCTAATATCTATCCCAATATGTATATCGTGGGTCGGGCCTTTGACTGGGATAAGCTGGCCTTTGTCGACCCTAGCCCCATGCAGCTAGTTGACCAGGGCTTTGACCTCTATGCTAGCCAGGCCATCCAAGCCCCAGACGGTCGGGTCCTGGCGGTGTCCTGGTTGGGCCTTCCGGATATGCCAGCGGTAACGGCTGAGGAAGGCTGGGCCCATTCCCTGAGCCTGGTTAAGGAGCTGACCCTAGTGGACGGGCGTCTCTACCAGCGACCTGTTGACGAGCTGCATGTCTTGCGCCAAGACTCGAGCGACTTTAGCTTGGATCTGGCGGAAGGCCGCCAGTCCTTGCCGTCTCTATGCGCGGGCCAAGAAGAGATCCAAATCCACCTAGCGCCAGGAAGTAAGGGACGTTTAGAGCTCTTTGCTGCGGCTGATGCTGAGGGAGCGGTCGTCTTAGCTTTTGATTTAGAGGCTGGCCAGTTGACCCTGGAACAAACGGCAGCGGGCGTGCGGATGGCATCTGATTATGGCTACCAACGGGCCCTTGACTTGCCAGCTGGCCAGGCCCTGAATCTGACCCTCTACCTCGACCATTCCTTGCTGGAGATTTTTGTCAACGGCGGGGAAGAGACGCTGACGACTCCGGTCTATCCGCGGTCTAAGGAGGCTGGCCAGACCTATATCCAGGGAAGCGGCCAGGTTTCGGGTCAGGTCTGGGCCTTGCGCGCTATGGAAGAGAGTGTGACAAAAGTCGATTAG
- a CDS encoding sucrose-specific PTS transporter subunit IIBC yields MDHRKVAEDVVKALGTDNIQAAAHCATRLRLVLKDEDKIDQGALDNNPGVKGTFSVNGQYQIIIGAGDVDKVYAELAQLTNAKETSTEELKAVAQDKGASNPLMDFVKVLSDIFVPVLPALVGGALLMALNNVLTAEGLFGAKSVIETYPALADLVDMVNLIASAPFAFLPVLIGFSATKRFGGNGYLGAAMGMAMVMPQLVNGYDVANVAAAGEMPFWNIFGLNVAQAGYQGSVIPVLAVAWILAQLEKFFHKKIPAAFDFTFTPMLTLIITGFLTFVLVGPIMRTVSDGLTNGLVWLYQTTGAIGLGIFGTFYSPIVITGLHQSFPAIETTLIANIAQTGGSFIFPVACMANLAQGGACFAVMLMTKDDKVKNLASASSVSAMLGITEPAIFGVNLKLRFPFFCAMIASGIASAFIGFFHVLASAMGSAGLIGFISIRSDSWGPFLIGMVLSLVLSFTFTYLYGRKKLAQPAAETAAVGASAAQEEAAVATEAESQSQEDSSSKEGSSVISIGPAASGQFIALENVNDPVFSQKMMGDGLAIDADKGTVYAPADGEITVAYDSQHAYGIKTQEGVEILIHIGIDTVNLEGQGFESLVEQGDQVSKGQELGHFDIEAIKAAGYDPTVMEIITNTADYQDIQVVKEGKITLDQEVLSIQK; encoded by the coding sequence ATGGACCATAGAAAAGTTGCTGAAGATGTTGTGAAGGCACTGGGGACGGATAATATCCAAGCGGCCGCCCACTGTGCTACCCGTCTACGCTTGGTGCTCAAAGACGAAGATAAAATCGACCAGGGGGCCCTGGATAATAATCCCGGGGTCAAGGGAACCTTCTCTGTCAATGGCCAGTACCAAATTATTATCGGAGCGGGGGATGTCGACAAGGTCTACGCCGAACTCGCCCAATTAACTAATGCCAAGGAAACCTCGACCGAAGAACTCAAGGCGGTGGCCCAAGACAAGGGGGCTTCCAACCCGCTGATGGACTTCGTCAAAGTGCTGTCGGATATCTTTGTCCCGGTCCTCCCTGCCCTGGTTGGTGGTGCCCTGCTCATGGCCCTCAACAATGTGCTCACGGCAGAAGGCCTCTTCGGGGCCAAGTCCGTTATCGAGACTTACCCCGCCCTGGCCGACTTGGTGGACATGGTCAACCTCATTGCCTCTGCCCCCTTCGCCTTCCTGCCCGTCCTGATCGGCTTCTCCGCCACCAAACGCTTCGGCGGCAATGGCTACCTGGGAGCCGCTATGGGGATGGCCATGGTCATGCCCCAATTGGTCAATGGTTATGACGTCGCCAATGTAGCTGCAGCAGGTGAGATGCCCTTCTGGAATATCTTCGGCCTGAATGTGGCCCAAGCTGGCTACCAGGGATCCGTTATTCCCGTCCTAGCCGTCGCCTGGATCCTCGCTCAATTGGAAAAATTCTTCCATAAGAAGATTCCAGCGGCCTTTGACTTCACCTTCACCCCTATGCTCACCCTCATCATCACCGGCTTCCTCACCTTCGTCTTGGTCGGCCCCATCATGCGGACCGTTTCGGACGGCCTAACTAATGGCCTAGTCTGGCTCTACCAAACCACAGGGGCAATCGGCTTAGGAATCTTCGGGACCTTCTACTCCCCCATCGTCATTACTGGACTCCACCAGAGCTTCCCCGCTATCGAAACCACCCTCATCGCCAACATTGCCCAGACAGGAGGATCCTTCATCTTCCCCGTCGCTTGTATGGCTAACCTAGCTCAAGGTGGCGCCTGCTTTGCGGTCATGTTGATGACCAAGGACGACAAGGTGAAAAACTTGGCCTCAGCTTCCAGTGTTTCTGCCATGTTGGGCATCACGGAACCCGCTATCTTCGGAGTCAACCTCAAGCTCCGCTTCCCCTTCTTCTGCGCCATGATCGCTTCAGGGATCGCCAGCGCTTTCATCGGCTTCTTCCATGTCCTGGCGAGCGCTATGGGATCTGCCGGCTTGATCGGTTTCATCTCCATCCGTTCCGACTCCTGGGGTCCCTTCCTCATCGGTATGGTCCTGAGCCTCGTCCTCTCCTTCACCTTCACCTACCTCTACGGCCGGAAAAAACTAGCCCAGCCTGCAGCTGAAACCGCAGCAGTGGGCGCAAGCGCCGCCCAAGAAGAAGCCGCAGTAGCAACTGAGGCAGAGAGTCAAAGCCAGGAAGACAGCTCTTCAAAAGAAGGCTCGTCTGTCATCAGTATCGGCCCAGCAGCTAGCGGCCAGTTCATTGCCCTAGAGAATGTCAACGACCCCGTCTTCTCACAGAAAATGATGGGCGACGGCTTGGCTATTGATGCCGACAAGGGGACCGTCTACGCCCCCGCAGATGGGGAAATCACGGTTGCCTATGACAGCCAGCACGCTTACGGCATCAAGACCCAGGAAGGCGTTGAAATCCTCATCCATATCGGTATCGACACCGTCAACCTAGAAGGCCAAGGCTTCGAAAGCCTAGTCGAACAAGGCGACCAAGTAAGCAAGGGTCAAGAACTCGGCCACTTCGACATCGAAGCCATCAAAGCAGCCGGCTACGACCCCACCGTTATGGAAATCATTACTAATACCGCAGACTACCAAGACATCCAAGTGGTAAAGGAAGGCAAAATCACCCTCGACCAAGAGGTACTTAGTATTCAAAAATAA
- a CDS encoding ROK family protein, with protein MTYAAIEAGGTKFVCSVGDDQGQILDQVSFPTTEPEETLAQVSDFFHTHSQDLQAIGIGSFGPIDIHPESPTYGYISSTPKLAWQNYDFVGRIQQDFKLPIAWTTDVNAAAYGEYKAGAGQGSQSLVYYTIGTGIGGGAIQDGHFIQGFSHPEMGHMLVRSHADDPYPGKCPFHHYCLEGMAAGPAIEDRIGLPGSEIPENDPYWEIEAYYLAQCVYNTSLILSPEKIILGGGVMKQAHLLDRIHRHFKTLVNDYIQTPDLTDYIQTPGLEDNAATIGCFELAKDLVK; from the coding sequence ATGACTTATGCAGCAATCGAAGCCGGCGGGACTAAGTTCGTCTGCTCAGTCGGCGATGACCAGGGCCAGATCCTAGACCAGGTAAGCTTCCCTACCACTGAACCAGAAGAAACCCTAGCCCAGGTCTCTGACTTCTTCCACACACATAGCCAGGACCTCCAAGCCATCGGGATCGGGTCGTTCGGACCGATCGATATCCATCCCGAATCGCCCACTTACGGCTATATTAGCTCTACCCCTAAACTAGCCTGGCAAAACTATGACTTCGTCGGCCGCATCCAGCAAGACTTCAAGCTCCCCATCGCTTGGACCACGGACGTCAATGCCGCAGCCTACGGGGAATACAAGGCCGGCGCAGGCCAAGGCAGCCAAAGCCTGGTCTACTACACCATCGGCACCGGCATCGGCGGAGGGGCCATCCAGGACGGCCACTTCATCCAGGGCTTCAGCCATCCCGAAATGGGCCACATGCTGGTCCGGTCCCACGCTGATGACCCCTACCCCGGCAAGTGCCCCTTCCACCACTATTGCTTAGAAGGTATGGCAGCCGGTCCCGCCATCGAAGACCGGATTGGCTTACCAGGGTCTGAAATCCCTGAAAATGACCCCTACTGGGAAATCGAAGCCTATTACCTGGCCCAGTGCGTCTACAACACCAGCCTAATCCTAAGCCCTGAGAAGATTATCCTAGGCGGAGGCGTCATGAAACAAGCCCACCTCCTTGACCGCATCCACCGCCACTTCAAGACCTTAGTCAACGACTACATACAAACCCCAGACCTCACAGACTACATACAAACCCCTGGCTTAGAAGACAACGCCGCCACCATCGGCTGCTTTGAACTAGCCAAGGACCTGGTCAAATAA
- a CDS encoding ABC transporter ATP-binding protein produces the protein MQVLGLTMQWGVIPASSLQTRSIHCIYKDLIRIYANMKVKKALNIFVEKGELMEVEIKHLSKRYKGNDFYSLKDVNLSIQDGDILGLIGKNGSGKSTLLKILAKALRPSEGQVILDGEDLFARHGRLDRCGLLIETVFYPQLTVEENLNFLIELHHDEVYRKNVRPLLELVDLWERREDKPSSFSFGMKQRLALVMALVNEPDFIILDEPFVGLDPLGVEKLIEVLQKAAIQKETSMIISSHQLNELKAICNRYVYIDEGQLTQSFGQESDGLHLILNREIDLNDYLSSELLSVAELSDDRRTLTIQVQATGDQRNAIIARLAQDQLIQDMQQGSGLDSYFKEGR, from the coding sequence ATGCAAGTTTTAGGGCTTACGATGCAGTGGGGGGTTATTCCAGCTAGTTCACTGCAGACTAGGTCTATTCACTGCATTTATAAGGATTTGATAAGGATTTATGCTAACATGAAAGTAAAGAAAGCGCTTAATATTTTTGTTGAGAAAGGAGAACTTATGGAAGTCGAAATTAAACATCTGAGTAAGCGTTACAAAGGAAATGATTTCTATTCCCTTAAAGATGTCAACTTATCGATACAGGATGGCGATATCTTAGGTCTCATTGGTAAGAATGGGTCCGGCAAGTCAACCCTCCTTAAGATTTTGGCCAAGGCACTTCGTCCGAGTGAAGGCCAAGTTATATTGGATGGGGAAGATTTATTTGCTCGACATGGACGTTTAGACCGTTGTGGACTCCTGATTGAAACGGTCTTCTACCCCCAACTGACCGTTGAGGAAAATTTGAATTTCTTGATTGAACTTCACCATGATGAGGTCTATCGAAAGAATGTGCGTCCTTTGTTAGAATTGGTTGATTTGTGGGAGCGCCGTGAGGACAAACCCTCGAGTTTTTCTTTTGGGATGAAACAGCGCTTAGCCTTGGTTATGGCCTTGGTGAATGAACCAGACTTTATTATTCTAGATGAACCTTTTGTGGGTTTAGATCCTTTAGGGGTTGAGAAGTTGATTGAAGTCCTACAAAAAGCAGCGATCCAAAAAGAGACAAGTATGATTATTTCCAGCCACCAGCTCAATGAATTGAAGGCCATTTGCAATCGCTATGTTTATATCGATGAGGGTCAATTAACGCAAAGCTTTGGCCAGGAAAGTGATGGCTTGCATTTAATCTTGAATCGAGAAATTGATTTGAATGATTATTTAAGCTCAGAATTGCTGTCGGTAGCAGAGCTTTCGGATGACAGACGAACCCTTACCATTCAGGTCCAGGCGACTGGCGACCAACGCAATGCCATTATCGCACGTTTAGCCCAAGACCAACTGATCCAGGACATGCAGCAAGGAAGCGGCTTAGATTCTTATTTTAAGGAGGGACGCTAA
- a CDS encoding response regulator transcription factor, whose protein sequence is MLKIAVFIKDPVFREKLVEIIKGYIMINAWDIEITVQEDVIENFLTNCSEEALSSSLYFFDLDAVDTLSEQLDSLIKVRKQDPHGYIVCMGEDDSNLDKIIKHHIEPLDFILKSGSEIDVKQYYGCLESYYLRQFDGEDTEREPVYLKTLDQVIFLHPAQVLFFETSDRSRKIKCHFIENKEERIVEFTGKLKDIETWSKHFFRTHRSYVVNLNYIHSYQEEDKLIKLVNDVWIPISYKNLGHLKNIFDDRNIL, encoded by the coding sequence ATGCTAAAAATTGCGGTATTTATTAAAGATCCTGTTTTCAGGGAAAAACTTGTTGAGATAATTAAAGGCTATATTATGATTAACGCTTGGGACATCGAAATTACAGTACAAGAAGATGTTATAGAAAATTTTTTAACAAACTGCTCTGAAGAAGCATTATCTTCTTCCCTTTATTTTTTTGATTTAGATGCTGTAGATACTCTATCCGAACAATTGGACTCATTAATAAAAGTTAGAAAACAGGACCCACATGGCTATATTGTCTGTATGGGGGAAGATGATAGTAATCTAGATAAGATCATTAAGCATCATATAGAACCTTTAGATTTTATTTTAAAATCAGGTTCAGAGATAGATGTGAAGCAGTATTATGGATGTTTAGAGAGCTATTATTTGAGGCAATTTGATGGGGAGGATACAGAAAGAGAACCAGTTTACCTAAAAACATTAGATCAAGTCATTTTTTTACACCCCGCACAAGTCTTATTTTTTGAAACCTCAGATCGATCGCGGAAAATCAAGTGTCATTTTATTGAAAATAAAGAAGAAAGAATTGTCGAATTTACAGGAAAATTGAAAGATATTGAAACATGGTCTAAACATTTTTTTCGGACGCATCGGTCTTATGTGGTTAACTTAAATTATATCCACAGTTACCAAGAAGAGGATAAGCTGATTAAGTTAGTAAATGATGTATGGATTCCTATTAGTTATAAAAATCTGGGTCATTTGAAAAATATTTTTGATGATAGGAATATATTATAA